From Cryptococcus neoformans var. neoformans B-3501A chromosome 6, whole genome shotgun sequence, the proteins below share one genomic window:
- a CDS encoding hypothetical protein (HMMPfam hit to FF, FF domain, score: 78.8, E(): 1.4e-20; HMMPfam hit to WW, WW domain, score: 66.2, E(): 8.4e-17), with amino-acid sequence MSGEEKSLWSEYKNAQGRVYWSHAVTKQSVWEKPDELKTPFEKALSKTQWKQYASNNRPYYVNTVTKETKWDLPPELVELKKQIEEEEARKVERQRRKEQGIASPTPSPRESRSPTPEDIRELRASAANAIALYKPNTATPASVPETPLKPQNDDLPVITMPPGGFETKEESEAAFIHLLKKAGINETHTWDIAMRVIVLDPLYNALDTLAEKKAAFEKYTNGILDERRAAKDARISRLRPIFYKMFAKSGVIKSYSTLKTADKAFERDRYWQEAFPEERMLLLDEYTAKMRRDEESAERELRDRNIMSLTALLPTLDISVSTRWRAAHDLIISSPAFRSDKDLQKVEVLDMIKVYEDYAYKLEQEHKEESRKLKVEATRNARKAREGFKALLKELDHNGELTRTSKFKDTYPKIKNDERYIALLGLSGSSPLELWMDAVDDISEEVERAAEKIHNALGKVDKKITLETSWEELEQWCREVHMDTQISEKLRKEVYNLTHSRLKQIADEEARRIERRKRRRIEDLRYALKKVDAIELDMSYEQALPHMKDLKEFKEIEEEEDRKSAYEKFIKRQKEKLAEAESSKQDYRDRGESYRDSHRSGDRRHSKDDAMDVDDDVKSRRSDREREQDRDRDHKSSRRDDRDRDRGDRRDRDRERERDKERDRSDRRERDRERERERKHGGEQGEGREHKRRRLSSASSAAHRKDRDDEEIEEGEI; translated from the exons ATGtcgggagaagaaaagtcTCTCTGG AGCGAATACAAAAATGCTCAAGGTCGAGTTTACTGGTCGCATGCCGTAACCAAGCAATCCGTTTGGGAGAAGCCGGATGAACTTAAGACGCCATTCGAAAAAGCTCTTTCAAAGACCCAATGGAAACAATACGCCTCTAACAATCGGCCTTACTATGTCAACACTGTCACAAAGGAGACCAAATGGGACTTGCCCCCTGAACTTGTTGAACTGAAGAAacagattgaagaggaagaggccagaaaggtggagaggcaaaggagaaaggagcAAGGGATTGCTAGTCCCACTCCTAGCCCTAGGGAGTCCCGCTCTCCCACACCCGAGGACATCCGCGAACTGCGCGCTTCTGCGGCCAATGCCATTGCTCTCTACAAACCTAACACAGCGACGCCTGCGAGTGTACCCGAGACTCCTCTCAAACCACAGAACGACGATCTCCCGGTTATCACCATGCCTCCTGGTGGGTTCGAAACCAAGGAAGAGTCCGAAGCAGCATTCATCCACCTTCTCAAGAAGGCGGGCATCAATGAAACCCATACATGGGACATTGCGATGAGGGTAATCGTCTTGGATCCTCTCTATAACGCTTTGGACACGCTCGCCGAAAAGAAGGCAGCGTTTGAAAAG TATACCAATGGAATTCTTGATGAACGTCGCGCGGCCAAGGATGCACGTATCTCTCGTCTCCGACCCATTTTCTACAAGATGTTCGCCAAGAGTGGAGTAATTAAGAGCTATTCCACATTAAAAACGGCAGATAAGGCGTTTGAAAGAGACAGATATTGGCAAGAGGCCTTCCCTGAAGAGAGGATGTTGCTTTTGGACGAGTACACTGCAAAAATGAGACGCGATGAAGAG TCTGCTGAAAGGGAACTCCGTGATCGTAACATTATGTCTCTTACTGCTTTGCTTCCTACCCTCGATATTTCTGTTTCCACTCGTTGGCGAGCCGCGCAtgatctcatcatctcttctccggCCTTCCGTTCCGATAAGGACCTTCAGAAGGTTGAAGTTCTTGATATGATTAAAGTCTATGAGGATTACGCATACAAGCTCGAGCAGGAGCACAAAGAGGAGTCTAGGAAACTCAAGGTTGAGGCAACAAGAAACGCTCGAAAGGCGCGAGAGGGGTTCAAGGCGTTGCTCAAGGAACTGGATCATAATGGCGAGCTTACTCGAACATCCAAATTCAAAGACACCTACCCGAAAATCAAGAATGACGAACGCTACATCGCTCTTCTTGGTTTATCGGGCTCTAGCCCTCTTGAGCTTTGGATGGACGCTGTAGACGATATCAGTGAAGAGGTCGAGCGTGCTGCGGAGAAGATCCACAATGCTTTGGGTAAGGTCGATAAAAAGATTACTCTTGAGACGAGCTGGGAAGAGCTGGAGCAATGGTGCAGGGAGGTGCATATGGACACTCAGATCAGCGAGAAgttgaggaaagaggtttATAACCTT ACGCACTCTCGCCTTAAGCAGATTgccgacgaagaagctcgTCGAATTGAACGTCGAAAGCGACGGCGCATCGAAGACCTCCGTTATGCACTCAAGAAGGTCGATGCCATTGAGTTGGACATGTCCTATGAGCAG GCCTTGCCCCATATGAAGGATCTTAAAGAATTTAAGGAGatcgaggaagaagaggatcgGAAATCCGCCTATGAGAAATTTATCAAGCGTCAGAAG GAGAAACTCGCTGAAGCCGAATCTTCCAAGCAAGATTACCGCGACCGAGGTGAATCGTACCGGGACTCTCACCGCTCCGGAGACCGTCGGCACTCCAAGGACGACGCAATGgatgtcgatgatgatgtcaaGTCTCGCCGAAGTGACCGTGAGAGGGAGCAGGACAGGGATCGAGATCACAAGTCGTCAAGGCGAGATGATCGGGACCGTGACCGCGGTGATAGGCGAGACAGAGACCgtgagagggagagggacaAGGAACGAGACCGCAGCGAcagaagggagagggatagggagagggagagggagcgGAAACATGGCGGGGAACAAGGTGAAGGTCGGGAACACAAACGGCGGAGGTTGTCGTCTGCTTCGTCGGCGGCCCATAGGAAAgacagagatgatgaggagattgaggagggCGAAATTTAA
- a CDS encoding hypothetical protein (HMMPfam hit to Tim44, Tim44-like domain, score: 139.1, E(): 9.8e-39), whose protein sequence is MHSRPVFLRALRLRQQPLPARRFLPPQSLRPLSSTARLLDESKKSEQQSQKKKSTNDEPITPRSPWAVFTQVLKEEIEKNKGWQDNVKQLQGDVDKFADSAAMKRAKDVYEKTRLTNLIKNNPRIQSAVGDLQKAGISVHDAVQHALADSEVLKAISAATNRFVSAASSATAPIRDTKAYKLMAESLEEAFEDESGVGSRYGGYEEKEARRKKREMRAKKAGRAAIKRVEENPEAGEALVLSDKPESVSRLAFIKESPTYQRMMENYYESDSPFVSAIRTIGTKVGSLFEENETAQVIRAMKALDPNFRMDRWTGELREYIVPEVVDAYLSADRESLKAWCGEATFNVLWATMGQFIKQGLVSDSKILDIKHVDIAHGKMLENNIPVFVITFATQEQLLFRSAKTGKVVVGSEDDVEQCRYAMVITRLESELENELTGGWKVVEMARRGARGGL, encoded by the exons ATGCACTCCCGACCAGTCTTCCTTCGTGCTCTTCGACTCCGACAACAGCCACTCCCCGCCCGCCGattcctccctccccagTCGCTCCGTCCCCTCTCATCTACAGCCCGTCTCTTGGACGAGTCGAAAAAGTCTGAACAACAATcacaaaagaaaaagtcaACCAACGATGAGCCTATCACCCCTCGATCTCCGTGGGCCGTTTTCACCCAGGTCTtaaaggaggagattgagaagaacaaggggTGGCAGGACAATGTCAAGCAGTTGCAAGGTGATGTTGACAAGTTCGCCGATAGTGCTGCTATGAAGAGGGCCAAGGATGTGTATGAGAAGACTAGG CTCACCAACTTGATCAAAAACAATCCTCGAATCCAATCTGCAGTCGGTGATCTTCAAAAGGCTGGTATCTCCGTGCACGACGCTGTCCAGCACGCTCTCGCCGATTCCGAAGTTCTCAAGGCCATCTCTGCCGCTACCAACCGTTTCGTTTCTGCCGCCTCTAGCGCTACTGCGCCCATTAGAGACACAAAGGCGTACAAGTTGATGGCTGAGAGTCTCGAAGAGGCctttgaagatgagagtgGTGTTGGGAGTAGATATGGTGGTtacgaggagaaggaggctaggagaaagaagagggagatgagggcTAAGAAAGCTGGAAGAGCTGCCATCAAAAGGGTCGAGGAAAATCCTGA AGCTGGTGAGGCTCTTGTTCTCTCCGACAAGCCCGAGTCCGTCTCTCGTCTTGCGTTTATCAAGGAATCCCCCACCTATCAACGTATGATGGAGAATTACTATGAGTCTGACTCTCCCTTCGTTTCTGCCATCCGAACCATCGGTACCAAGGTCGGCTCTTTGTTCGAAGAGAACGAGACCGCTCAAGTCATCCGTGCCATGAAGGCTTTAGACCCCAATTTTAGGATGGACAGGTGGACTGGGGAGTTGAGAGAGTACATTGTACCTGAAGTTGTCGATGCCTATCTGAGTGCAGACAGGGAAAGCTTGAAGGCTTGGTGTGGTGAAGCT ACCTTTAACGTCCTTTGGGCGACCATGGGCCAATTCATTAAACAAGGCCTTGTTTCCGACTCGAAGATCCTCGACATCAAGCATGTTGACATTGCTCACGGCAAAATGCTTGAGAACAACATCCCAGTGTTCGTCATTACCTTTGCCACCCAAGAACAACTCCTCTTCCGATCAGCCAAGACCGGAaaggttgttgttggatcagaggatgatgttgagCAGTGCAGGTACGCGATGGTGATTACGAGGTTGGAGTCAGAGTTGGAGAATGAGTTGACTGGCGGCTGGAAGGTTGTTGAG ATGGCCAGGAGGGGTGCCAGAGGTGGACTGTAG
- a CDS encoding hypothetical protein (Match to ESTs gb|CF194519.1|CF194519, gb|CF194883.1|CF194883, gb|CF190134.1|CF190134; HMMPfam hit to Aldedh, Aldehyde dehydrogenase family, score: 878.3, E(): 2.9e-261), producing MAPTFTHEFNHAGYKGKVEVPTGIFINGEWASSVDKNAKTIDVYNPTTGEVLTKIPEALEADVNKAVEVAHNAFNNSWGLSVPGFKRGEYLIKIAELMERDLDILASLEALDNGKTFGAAKGFDVIESARTFRYYGGWADKIHGKVIETSSSKLTYTLHEPVGVCGQIIPWNFPLLMFSWKIAPALAAGNTVVIKPSELTPLTAMYMTKLFNEAGLPKGVINVVVGYGQTVGNALAGHPAIDKVAFTGSTAVGRKVMEEASKSNIKKVTLELGGKSANIVFEDADFEEAVKYSAQGIFFNHGQTCCAGSRIYVQKPIYEKFVKAFKEQTSKLKVGDPFDPNTYQGPQVSQIQAERIMSYVDHGKQEGATVITGGKRCGDKGYFIEPTVFGDVTANMKIVKEEIFGPVVVVSPFETEEEALEHANDSVYGLASAVFTSNISRATRVASKLKAGTVWINCYNELHPQVPFGGFKQSGLGRELGEYALENYTEIKAVQINVGAKCAIPT from the exons ATGGCTCCCACATTCACACATGAATTCAACCACGCCGGCTACAAGGGCAAGGTCGAGGTCCCTACCGGTATCTTTATCAACGGCGAATGGGCCTCTTCCGTCGACAAGAATGCCAAGACCATTGA CGTCTACAACCCCACTACAGGCGAGGTCCTTACCAAAATTCCCGAGGCTTTGGAGGCCGACGTTAACAAGGCCGTCGAGGTCGCCCACAATGCTTTCAACAACTCTTGGGGTCTCAGCGTCCCCGGTTTCAAGCGAGGAGAGTACCTCATTAAGATTGCCGAGTTGATGGAGAGGGACCTTGATATCCTTGCTTCTCTTGAAGCTCTCGACAACGGCAAAACTTTCGGCGCTGCTAAGGGCTTCGACGTTATCGAATCTGCCAGAACATTTAGGTACTACGGTGGATGGGCGGACAAGATCCACGGCAAGGTTATTGAG acctcttcttctaaGCTCACATACACCCTCCATGAACCTGTCGGTGTCTGCGGTCAAATTATCCCCTGGaacttccctcttctcatGTTCTCATGGAAGATCGCTCCCGCTCTTGCTGCTGGTAACACTGTCGTTATCAAGCCTTCAGAGCTTACTCCTTTGACCGCCATGTACATGACTAAGCTCTTCAATGAGGCTGGTCTCCCCAAAGGTGTCATTAACGTTGTCGTTGG TTACGGCCAGACCGTCGGTAATGCCCTTGCTGGTCACCCTGCCATTGACAAGGTCGCTTTCACTGGTTCCACCGCCGTCGGCCGAAAGGTTATGGAGGAGGCTTCCAAGTCCAACATCAAGAAGGTGACCCTTGAGCTCGGTGGAAAGAGCGCCAACATCGTCTTCGAGGACGCCGACTTCGAGGAAGCTGTCAAATATTCCGCTCAGGGTATCTTTTTCAACCACGGTCAGACCTGT TGTGCCGGTTCTCGAATCTACGTCCAGAAGCCTATCTATGAAAAGTTCGTCAAGGCCTTCAAGGAGCAAACctccaagctcaaggtcgGAGACCCCTTCGACCCTAACACCTATCAGGGTCCTCAGGTTTCTCAGATTCAGGCTGAGCGAATCATGAGCTATGTCGACCACGGCAAACAGGAAGGTGCTACTGTCATCACTGGTGGCAAGCGATGCGGTGACAAGGGTTACTTCATTGAGCCT ACTGTTTTCGGCGACGTCACCGCCAACATGAAAATcgtgaaggaggagatcTTTGGCCCCGTCGTCGTTGTTTCTCCGTTTGAgaccgaggaggaggctcTTGAACATGCCAACGACTCTGTCTACGGTCTTGCTTCCGCTGTCTTCACTTCCAACATCTCTCGAGCTACCCGAGTCGCCAGTAAGCTCAAGGCTGGTACCGTTTGGATCAACTGTTACAACGagcttcatcctcaagtGCCCTTCGGTGGTTTCAAACAGTCTGGTCTCGGTCGAGAGTTGGGAGAGTACGCTCTCGAGAACTACACCGAAATCAAGGCTGTCCAAATCAACGTCGGTGCCAAGTGCGCTATCCCTACTTAA